In the Pseudomonadota bacterium genome, ACCTTATTCATGAAATTCTTTAAAATACTGTTAACCTTATGTGTACTGGCGTTGATTGCCATTGTCGGCTATTATGCTTTTTATCCTGATATTTCAAGATTGAAAAAGGAAAATCCGAAAAAGACATCCTTCATGGAATATCGTGAAGAGGAGTGGAGGCAACAGGGTAAAAGAATAAGAATTCAAAAAAAGTGGGTATCGCTTTCGAATGTATCGCCCTATCTTATAAAGGCAGCGCTCATTGCTGAGGATGATAAATTCTGGTCACATCAGGGTTTTGACTTTGAGGCAATCCAAAAGGCTGTCGAAACAGACATCAAGAAAAAAAAGTTTAAATTCGGCGGGAGCACTATAAGCCAGCAACTCGCGAAGAACCTCTATCTTACCCCGTCAAAAAACCCTGTCAGAAAGTTCAAGGAAGCGGTTCTTACCTGGAGGATTGAGCAAAATCTTTCAAAGAAGAGGATTCTCGAACTTTACCTGAACGTTGTGGAGTGGGGAGAGGGTATATTCGGGATTGAAGCGGCATCCCTCCATTATTACGGTAAACCGGCTTTTCAATTAAATCCCGACGAGGCTGCCCATCTTGCGGTTATACTTCCCAATCCAAGAAAGTATCGTCTTGACGGGTCATCCAGATATGTGGAAAAGCGGGCAAAGATTATCTATGACATCATGGTAAAACGGGGCATTGTAGAGCCGGAATATGAGGATGTTGAGTAATTACGCAGTTTTTTTCAATGTTTCCTTTGAAAAGAATGAAACTATGAGTGCAAGGCAGTTGATACAGAGAAATACCAGCAAAGCCATTCTGTAGGCAGATGGCGGATATGTGCCTCCTACTTTACCGGCTTTATCGAGGATATACCCGATAGATGGCTGAAAAACAATCCCTCCGAAGAATGAGAAAAGGTTTGCAGTACCAATGGCTGTCCCGGCAATGTGAAGCGGGAAGAGTTCCTTCACGCTCGTAATGGCAATGACAATGATCGAACTGGTAGTAATGCCCATAACAAAAAATATTGCATAGAGCGCAGGAATGGGCATGACATTATAAAATACTACCATGATTGCCCAGACGATGATGTTACATATTGAGGAGCCAACAAGGACCTTTTTTCTGCTTACCAGTATTTTATCCGAAAGGTATCCCAGGAAGGGTCCTCCGAATACCATGCCCACAGCAATCATTGAGAGGATATTGCCGGCTCCGGGTTTTGTCATCCCGTACGTATCGAGGAGATAAGGCCCTGCCCAGAGGCCGAAGAAACTGAAAAGTGTGCCCTCGGTAAAGAACAACCAGATTGCAATAGCCCAGAAGTGTTTATCCTTAAGCACTAATACAATACCTGAAAAGAATTTCCTCCTGGGTTTCCCTGGCATGATAACCGTATCGTCTGGAGCACGGACGACCTTTTTGTTGGGGCTGTCAACTACAATAAGCCACGTTAAAATGGTAAGAACCGCAGTAATAGCCCCGGTCAGAACAAAGGCTGCCCTCCACCCGAAATTCTGTGTGAGAATGGCAAGCGGTGTTGATGCCGAGAGCCATCCTATCCCCCCGATTGCCATAAAAAGGCCCATTGTCCTTGCGTATTCCTTCCCGTGATACCATTCAGCAATCACTTTCAGCGAACAAACGAATGTGGCAGATACACCAAAACCAACGATGACCCTGGATAATGTTGCAAAACCGAAGGTCGGAGCAAGCCCGAAGAGAACGGCCCCGATTGCTGCGATGAAGCCGAGCAACGTTACCGTTTTTCTGGCCCCCCAGGAATCGGAAAGAAGCCCCACCGGTATCTGCATGATTGCATAAGAGTAAAAATAGCCCGATGCAAGTACGCCAAGGGATGTGCCGCTTATCTGGAATGTATTTACAAGTTCAGGCGCAACAACAGCGGGGCATACCCTGTGAAAATAAACAAAAAGGTATTGAAGGGCAAGAATCCAGAATATAAACCAGCGGGAGTGCAGGTTTTCCATAGCGATAGGATTCAGAATAGCAGATTGAATGGACAACGGAAAGAAAAATGATCAGTCAATTTCATAAAGTAAGTGCGCCCGGTGCGATTTGAACGCACGGCCTTTGGCTCCGGAGGCCAACGCTCTATCCAACTGAGCTACGGGCGCAGATCGATCGTTTTGAGGTGATGGAGAAAAATATATATTTTCTGCTTAACATATTTTGTAAAATATAGCATATTAGTATATAGTTCCAAAAGAATAAACGACCTGTATGAAAAAGTTACTAATACCCATCTCTATAGGACTCTTGATAACAGCTATTTTTGTTACTTTTGCCATCATAAGGTTTTTGCCCCTTGAACGGCTTGAACAACTTGTATATGACACACGGTACAGGGTACGTGGCCAAGAAGCAAACCTGCCCCGGGAGGTTGTTATAGTCGGAATCGACGATAAAAGCCTTGAAAAAATTGGAAGGTGGCCATGGGACCGGAGTAAAATAGCCGCTCTTATTGACCTGCTGAAAGATATGGGCGCAAAGGTCATCATGATGGATATTATCTTCAGCGAACCTTCAAAGGATGATGAAATCCTTGCCGCATCGATCAAAAGGGCAGGGAATGTGATTCTGCCGGTTGTTTTTGAATTCAAGGGGCAAAAGAAGGGGATCAAAGAAGATACCCTTCCTGACTATGCTTATCCCATGATCCGGGAGTCAAAAATTTTTGAAATCTTTCCCCCCATAAGCGGACTGAATGTTATGATGCCCTTGAAAAATTTTGTAAGCGGGGCAAATACCCTTGGTTACATCAATATGATTCCTGATAGGGATGGTGTGCTCAGATGGGAAGTGTTGGCAATCGAATATGACGGCGAACTGTACCCGTCCATTGATCTCCAGACGGCGAGGGTTTACCTCGGTATGCCGATGGAGGCTATGATATTGAATGCAGCAAAGGGGGTTAATTTAGGGGACAAGTTCATTCCAACGGATTTCTGGAACCGGGCATTGATCCATTACTATGGACCTGAGGGCACTTTTCCCCATGTATCGGTTTTAGACCTCTTTGAAGGAAAAATTGACCGGTCCGCCATAAAGGATAAGGCTGTCCTTATCGGTGCAACAGCGATAGGTATTTACGATTTGCGTGTTACCCCTACTTCGCCTGCCATGCCTGGGATTGAAAAGCACGCCAGTGTAATTGCCGCTGCCCTCCACAACTATTTTATTGTAAAGTCATCAAACCTTATAAATGTTTTGATTGTCATCGTAACCGGCATACTTTTTTCTCTCTTAATCGTTCGGCTCAAAGCAATCTCCGGCGCTTTATTGTCCTTTGTCTTTATTGCAGCCGTCTCTTTGATATCGTACTATCTGTTTTTTGAAAAAGCCCTGTGGATTGATACAGTCTACTCAAGCAGCAATATTGTCATCATTTATTTTGTTATTAATGCTTATAAGTATGCAACAGAGGAGCGTTATGCAAAAAGAATCAGAGGTATGTTCTCCAGTTATGTGACAGAAAAGGTCGTGAATGAATTGATCAAGAATCCCAACCTTGCAAAGCTCGGAGGTGAGAGAAGGGATATAACCGTTCTCTTTTCTGACGTGAGAGGGTTTACGACATTTTCTGAGAAACATTCGCCGGAGCAGGTTGTACACATCCTCAATGAGTACCTCGGCGAAATGACGGATATTATTTTCCAGTGGGAAGGGACATTGGATAAATTTGTCGGAGATGAGATCGTAGCGTTCTGGGGCGCCCCCCTGCCGCAGGAGGATCATGCAGAACGTGCCGTGAAATGTGCGCTTCACATGGTGCGGAGGCTGGAAGAACTCCAGGAAAAATGGAAGGCAGCGGGGAGGGAAGCCCTCTACGCGGGTTTTGGCCTTAATACAGGCGAAGTAATTGTTGGGAATATCGGCGCTGAAGGGAAAAAGATGGATTATACCGTAATAGGGGATAACGTAAACCTTGGTGCACGTGTTGAGGGCCTGACGAGGAAGTACAGTGCGGATATTATCATAACTGAGTTTACCCTCGAGAGACTGAGAGGCATCATGGAAAAGGACCAGTCATGGAAAATAAGGATAAAAGGGCTTGACGCTGTTGCTGTGAAGGGGAAACTGAAGCCTGTTTATATATATGGCGTTGAAGCGCTTGGAGAAGGGGAAACGTCAGAAATCATAGAATGTGAAGTAAAAGACGTCGTTACAATGACCGAGAAATAATGTACTAAGGACAAGTAATTGAGTAATTAAAACTGCTTAACCATTCATCCTGTTTGTTGTTTAGATTTTACTGATAACCTTGTGTGTTCCTGTTTGATGCATACGTTCATGAAGAATGGAATACCATGCATTACAACCAGCCTTTCTGCTTCTTCGTTAATGATGCCCAGTTGCAGCCAGATACATTTTGGTTTTATTTTGATTGCTTCCTCTACGATGGGGAGAGCATGTTCTGACTTCATAAATATATCCACAATATCAACGGGTTTCGGAATATCGGAGAGGCTTTTGTAACACCTTCTACCCAAAATTTCGTTGTATTGAGGATTTACCGGTATAACCGTATAACCTGCAGCGATTAAGTACTGTGCAACCATGTTGCTTGGCCTGTCTTCCTTCGGTGAAAGTCCTGCTACTGCTATGGTCTTCGACTGTTCCAGTATTGCTTTTTTCTTTTCATCCTGTGTTTCCATATGTCGAAATTTTATATCTAATGCCGTTCATATTTGTAAAGAAAATAGTGGAAAAAATATCGTTGACACTCATAGACTGTCTTGTTACCATACATCGAAATGAGAAAACGCGATTATTTTGGGTGGCACTAATTTGGACAGAGATCAATTTGGTCACGACCCGCAGGTGAGGTTTTTGAGACGTGCCTTTGCCGGTATGGAGGCTGCTCAGAGCGAATTCTTGAAAGGCTTGAATATCTCTCCATTTGACACCAGGTTAAGCCGCATACGGACAGCAGCGCTTAAGCTCTACGAGAAGGTATGGATGGTTTATGGGCGGCGGGGTATTTCAACGGATGAACGTGAAATGGTAGACGTCTACATTCAATGTTTCGCCCATATTCTTGATTCTCAGAGGATTCCAGTGCCTGAAGAATTGCGTCCCGTTAATGAAAAGATCGGAAGGCTGATAAGGGAGGTTACGAAATGATCCGGTTGCGCCTGTTCGGTCGCTGTCGTATTTATCATGATCCGGTAACACCTGTTCTTCGTGCTCCTGCCCAAATTGGATGGAATGCGTGGTTTCGCTCTATTGACCTTGTGACTCCGCAACCTTTAAAAGGTGAGGAGCTTCTCAGGAGGACGCGCGGTTGGTGGACAACAGAGCCTCTTGAAGTGGCAGAAGTGGTTAAAAAGTATGGGCGGCTCGTGGTAGGCGAAGAAGGGGAGCTTATGGTAGAATTCGAAGACCGGAATGCTGCAGATGCATTAGCCGCTGCACTGAAAGACCGTTTTGAAGATCAGGTGCTCCTGGCGCCATGACCAGAATCAAATCTACTTGAGCTGGTCAAGGATTTTGTTTGTTATGTCAACGGTTGTTTTAAAGTGGACAATGCCTGCGGCGGTTTTTTCAAAAATTATGGTGTAATCTTCCTGCGCCGTAATCTTCCTGATCGCCGCATCGATTTCCAAAAACATTCTTTGCGTTAACTCCCTGTCCATTTTTAGCGCCTCAGCGTCAAAATCCTCCTTCATCCTCCTGATCTCTTTGATTTCATTGGCAAGTCTTTCTTCGAGGATTTTTCTGTCAGCAGGAGACATGGTATTACCGTCTTTTTTGAGCTTCTCGTCAAGCGCTTTTGCAAATTCATCCTTGCCCTGCAAAGGTTTTCTCTTCAAGTCAATATTTTTCAACAGATCCTGACGGTAGCCGGCGATAGTTTTAGATTCCCTCATGATCTTCTGCACATCAAAGACGCCGAGCTTAAGATCCTGTGCCGAAACCGGGAAAATACATAATCCGGCAATAAAGATTATAAAGAAACAGGCAATGGTTGTTCTTTTCACCATATCTATTACCGGGGCTTGCGTCGCCCCCTCCACGAGCAAAGCCCGTGGAGTCTCCCCCTCTCGCTCACTGTGTGAGCTATCTATTTTGTCGTACCCGCTGCAGAGCCGGAAAATGATCCGCTTGTTGATGTAGTAGGCACTATTGGCCCTGAGCCTGCGCCTTTAAATGTTACAGCGCCGCTGTATGAACCTCCGCTTAAGTTTCCGGTTCCGTTGGCTACATTAGATACCCATACTTTTGCGCTTGTATCCCATCGCGAGACATTAAACAGCGCGGAAAGACCGTTGCCGCTTATGTTCACAGAAGACGACGTTGAAGGGATGCCCGTGTAAGCGCCGTTCACGTTGCCTGTTGCCCATACCCTTGGCGCGCTGCCGGCAGTTGTTGAAAAGAATTTTACGTTATTTATGTTAACTGTCAGATTGTTTCCTGAACCGCTTAAGTGTGCTTCCCCCACCTGAACACAGGGGACGTTGAGTACCTGCAGGCTTGCTTTGCCGGCGTCGGTTGCGGCCAATTCAAGAAATTTATTTGTATCCATCATCATGCCAGCCAGGACAGACTGGGCAGTCAATGAGACCGGGTCAAAGGTGCCGACAATATCGCCGAAATAGAGCCATGTTCGACCGTCTCCGTTGGGGGTTTGACCTGCGCCGTATCCGCTCACTGAGCCTTCCAGCCTTTTGTCGGACCATTGTGTCCCTGCAATCTCCAATCTATCTATTCTATAAGTGCTATTATTAGTGTTATCCATATTTATCGTTGCGCGCCAATCATTCCCTGTGGTGCCTTGATACATAAACCCTGCCTCTGTATTCCATATGCCCCAGTTCTGGGTTGAAATCTGTCGACGGTACATACTGTCTCTTATTTTGGTATCCGTAATCGTTCCGCCTGCCGTAAATGAGCCATCACCGGAAATGGAGCTGCCCGGATAAGAATAAGTGTTTATGCTGGAATAAAGGTCTGCAGGTAAAACACCTACATCAGACGCAATGTTTGCGCTGTATATATTGCCGCTGAGTCCGAACGTGTCGTCGCCCGTGTTTGCAGTGCCTGTAAGTGTGCCCTTTATGTATCCTGCAGAATTGCCTGAAGGGTTAATATAAAGGAGTGCAGTTTTAGATATTATGTTGTTATTTAGCTCAGACGCGCTCAATACCCCGTAATAGGCGCCGCCGTCATTGGTGGTTTTGTTGCTGTTAGAATTGTTTTGACTGTATATTATGGTGTTCACGATACTTCCGTGGTTGCTGCCGTTTCCACCACCGTATCCTGTGCCTGTCACTGTTACAGGCACTGCAGTTCCCTGTGTCCATAACTGGCCTGAACCTTGTAGTGTGCCTGTGATAGAACCGCTGCTATGCCATGTCGGAAGAGAACTGTCTGAGATACTATTTATACTATTTAGCGTATAGAGGGTGCCTGAACTACCACTACTTGCCTGAACCAAGAAGACTTTCCACCAATCACCGGTTCCGGTTGTGGGAACAGTATAGGTAGTTATCACGTTGCCGTTGGCGTCTTTTACTACGACAACTGCGCTGGAAGCGGTTATCGAAGGGCTTCCGGTATAATTATATACAGCATAACGGGTATTGCCGATGGTAAACTGATTAACGGTGATTGTCTCAGGGCCATATCCTGACATTATATCCTGGTCCAACATTGCATAGGGGTAAGAAGAAAGCGTTCCCATATTGCCGTAATATACATGATAGAATGTGGTAGAAGAACCTGATCCAGGGATCCATGCATGCGCGTCCAGATCTGACGGGGTTGCTCCCCAAGTGAGTTTAAAAGATATCGGCGAAGCAACTGTGCCGAATAACGTGTAATTGCCAGCAAAATACCAAATGGGTGTAGATATACTACTTTTAAAATTGGTATTTACAGGTGCTGGAGGTTCGGGAGGAGGTGGTGGTGGCGGCGGAGGCGGCGGAGGTGGCGGTGGCGGTGGTGGCGCTGGTGCAGGTGCAGGTGGTGTAATAACTGCTGCAGCTATATCGAATGAACCGGCAGTCGATGTGCCGGCCGTTGTTGTGCCCGTCGATGTCCCTGAACCTGTCCCTGAACCTGTGCCCGATGATGTCCCTGAACCGGTGCCTGAACCTGTGCCCGTCGATGTCCCTGAACCTGCGCCTGATATCGTTGTAACTGCGCTCACCTGGATGGCTATTTCACTGGTTGTCGCCTTCCTTGGCGGTGACGGGGAACCAGTAGTGGTGGCAACGAAGGATATATTGCCGCCTGTGATAGTTGCTACTCTCCTCTGGGGATCGCTGGGGTTGAACTGATATCCCCTGCCGGCAATAAAGAGGGTGCTCGTTATTGCCCGCATAAAGGAAACAACCATATTG is a window encoding:
- a CDS encoding MFS transporter, which codes for MENLHSRWFIFWILALQYLFVYFHRVCPAVVAPELVNTFQISGTSLGVLASGYFYSYAIMQIPVGLLSDSWGARKTVTLLGFIAAIGAVLFGLAPTFGFATLSRVIVGFGVSATFVCSLKVIAEWYHGKEYARTMGLFMAIGGIGWLSASTPLAILTQNFGWRAAFVLTGAITAVLTILTWLIVVDSPNKKVVRAPDDTVIMPGKPRRKFFSGIVLVLKDKHFWAIAIWLFFTEGTLFSFFGLWAGPYLLDTYGMTKPGAGNILSMIAVGMVFGGPFLGYLSDKILVSRKKVLVGSSICNIIVWAIMVVFYNVMPIPALYAIFFVMGITTSSIIVIAITSVKELFPLHIAGTAIGTANLFSFFGGIVFQPSIGYILDKAGKVGGTYPPSAYRMALLVFLCINCLALIVSFFSKETLKKTA
- a CDS encoding adenylate/guanylate cyclase domain-containing protein produces the protein MKKLLIPISIGLLITAIFVTFAIIRFLPLERLEQLVYDTRYRVRGQEANLPREVVIVGIDDKSLEKIGRWPWDRSKIAALIDLLKDMGAKVIMMDIIFSEPSKDDEILAASIKRAGNVILPVVFEFKGQKKGIKEDTLPDYAYPMIRESKIFEIFPPISGLNVMMPLKNFVSGANTLGYINMIPDRDGVLRWEVLAIEYDGELYPSIDLQTARVYLGMPMEAMILNAAKGVNLGDKFIPTDFWNRALIHYYGPEGTFPHVSVLDLFEGKIDRSAIKDKAVLIGATAIGIYDLRVTPTSPAMPGIEKHASVIAAALHNYFIVKSSNLINVLIVIVTGILFSLLIVRLKAISGALLSFVFIAAVSLISYYLFFEKALWIDTVYSSSNIVIIYFVINAYKYATEERYAKRIRGMFSSYVTEKVVNELIKNPNLAKLGGERRDITVLFSDVRGFTTFSEKHSPEQVVHILNEYLGEMTDIIFQWEGTLDKFVGDEIVAFWGAPLPQEDHAERAVKCALHMVRRLEELQEKWKAAGREALYAGFGLNTGEVIVGNIGAEGKKMDYTVIGDNVNLGARVEGLTRKYSADIIITEFTLERLRGIMEKDQSWKIRIKGLDAVAVKGKLKPVYIYGVEALGEGETSEIIECEVKDVVTMTEK
- a CDS encoding CoA-binding protein, producing METQDEKKKAILEQSKTIAVAGLSPKEDRPSNMVAQYLIAAGYTVIPVNPQYNEILGRRCYKSLSDIPKPVDIVDIFMKSEHALPIVEEAIKIKPKCIWLQLGIINEEAERLVVMHGIPFFMNVCIKQEHTRLSVKSKQQTG
- a CDS encoding OmpH family outer membrane protein, with translation MVKRTTIACFFIIFIAGLCIFPVSAQDLKLGVFDVQKIMRESKTIAGYRQDLLKNIDLKRKPLQGKDEFAKALDEKLKKDGNTMSPADRKILEERLANEIKEIRRMKEDFDAEALKMDRELTQRMFLEIDAAIRKITAQEDYTIIFEKTAAGIVHFKTTVDITNKILDQLK